One window of the Ideonella sp. WA131b genome contains the following:
- a CDS encoding S-methyl-5'-thioadenosine phosphorylase: protein MSEPSSPAPVLGIIGGSGLYDLPGLVDTRWVEVDTPWGAPSDAIFRGRLVTEAGSAELAFLPRHGRGHRIPPSEVNYRANVAALKSLGVTDILSLSAVGSLRADLPPGSFVIVDQFIDRTAQRPSSFFGRGLVAHVSMADPVCPRLGDPVGRALQRQGVRHVRGGTYLCIEGPQFSTRAESALYRSWNCSVIGMTNLPEAKLAREAEICYASVGMVTDFDCWHPAHDAVTVDAVIQVLLANAGAARTLVAGLAHDVTHDPEAAACPCRTALEHALITAPEARDPAMVNMLSGIAGRVLGRAA, encoded by the coding sequence ATGAGCGAACCGTCTTCTCCCGCGCCCGTGCTGGGCATCATCGGCGGCAGCGGCCTGTACGACCTGCCGGGCCTCGTCGACACCCGCTGGGTCGAGGTCGACACGCCCTGGGGCGCACCGTCCGACGCCATCTTCCGTGGCCGGCTGGTCACCGAGGCCGGCAGCGCCGAGCTGGCCTTTCTGCCACGCCACGGCCGCGGGCACCGCATCCCGCCGTCCGAGGTGAACTACCGCGCCAACGTGGCCGCGCTCAAGAGCCTGGGCGTGACCGACATCCTGTCGCTCTCGGCCGTGGGGAGCTTGCGCGCCGACCTCCCGCCGGGCAGCTTTGTGATCGTCGACCAGTTCATCGACCGCACCGCGCAGCGCCCGAGCAGCTTCTTCGGCCGCGGGCTCGTGGCCCATGTCTCGATGGCCGACCCGGTGTGCCCGCGTCTGGGCGACCCTGTCGGGCGTGCGCTGCAGCGCCAGGGCGTGCGCCACGTGCGCGGCGGCACCTACCTGTGCATCGAGGGGCCGCAGTTCAGCACCCGCGCCGAGAGCGCGCTGTACCGGTCGTGGAACTGCAGCGTCATCGGCATGACCAACCTGCCCGAGGCCAAGCTCGCGCGCGAGGCCGAGATCTGCTATGCCAGCGTCGGCATGGTCACCGACTTCGACTGCTGGCACCCGGCGCACGACGCGGTGACGGTGGACGCGGTGATCCAGGTGCTGCTGGCCAATGCCGGTGCCGCGCGCACCCTGGTGGCCGGCCTGGCGCACGATGTGACGCACGACCCCGAGGCCGCCGCCTGCCCCTGCCGCACAGCGCTGGAGCACGCGCTGATCACCGCACCCGAGGCGCGCGACCCGGCGATGGTGAACATGCTCTCGGGCATCGCCGGCCGCGTGCTGGGCCGTGCAGCCTGA
- the mtnA gene encoding S-methyl-5-thioribose-1-phosphate isomerase, which yields MPGGYSPATLRPLAVAPGGDAVVVIDQRLLPHRLAFETLATPEAVHHAIREMVVRGAPLIGATAAYGLALALRADAGDAALEAQTTWLKAARPTAVNLAWALDRVAQHVRALPVAARAAAAWALAGAIADEDVAVNRRIGEHGLPLLRDIAARRGVGPGRPLNVLTHCNAGWLATVGWGTATSPLYQAHAAGLPLHVWVDETRPRNQGAGLTAWELGQAGVPHTLVADNAGGHLMQHGQVDLVIVGCDRVTARGDVCNKIGTYLKALAAHDNGVPFFVAMPTSTLDLAVADGLGEIPIEERRAREVTHLAGRTAAGEVVEVAIAPEGTPAANPAFDVTPARLVSALVTERGVVPAAEAALRALMAT from the coding sequence ATGCCCGGCGGCTACTCCCCGGCCACGCTGCGCCCCCTGGCCGTGGCCCCCGGCGGCGACGCCGTGGTGGTGATCGACCAGCGCCTCTTGCCGCACCGCCTGGCCTTCGAGACCCTGGCCACGCCCGAGGCCGTGCACCACGCCATCCGCGAGATGGTGGTGCGCGGCGCACCGCTCATCGGCGCCACCGCCGCCTATGGCCTGGCGCTGGCCTTGCGTGCCGATGCGGGCGACGCCGCACTCGAGGCCCAGACCACGTGGCTGAAGGCCGCGCGCCCCACGGCCGTGAACCTGGCCTGGGCGCTGGACCGCGTGGCGCAGCACGTGCGGGCGCTGCCGGTGGCCGCACGCGCCGCAGCCGCCTGGGCGCTGGCCGGCGCCATCGCCGACGAGGACGTGGCGGTCAACCGCCGCATCGGCGAGCACGGCCTGCCGCTGCTGCGCGACATCGCGGCACGCCGGGGCGTGGGCCCAGGCCGCCCGCTGAACGTGCTCACGCACTGCAACGCCGGCTGGCTGGCCACCGTGGGCTGGGGCACGGCCACCTCGCCCCTCTACCAGGCCCATGCCGCGGGCCTGCCGCTGCACGTGTGGGTGGACGAGACACGCCCGCGCAACCAGGGCGCCGGCCTCACGGCCTGGGAGCTGGGCCAAGCCGGCGTGCCGCACACACTGGTGGCCGACAACGCGGGCGGCCATCTGATGCAGCACGGGCAGGTGGACCTCGTCATCGTCGGCTGCGACCGCGTCACCGCACGCGGCGACGTCTGCAACAAGATCGGCACCTACCTCAAGGCGCTGGCGGCGCACGACAACGGCGTGCCCTTCTTCGTGGCCATGCCCACCTCGACGCTCGATCTGGCCGTGGCCGACGGCCTGGGCGAGATCCCCATCGAGGAGCGGCGCGCCCGAGAAGTCACGCACCTGGCGGGCCGCACCGCGGCGGGCGAGGTGGTGGAGGTGGCCATCGCCCCCGAGGGCACGCCCGCCGCCAACCCTGCGTTCGATGTGACGCCGGCCCGGCTGGTGTCGGCTTTGGTCACCGAGCGCGGGGTGGTGCCTGCCGCCGAGGCAGCGCTGCGGGCGTTGATGGCCACATGA
- a CDS encoding class II aldolase/adducin family protein yields the protein MSADEARRAELVATVRRLDAHGLNRGSTGNASVRDAAGQGVWITPTGMGAEVEPDDLVWLSLDGAQVRGRWQPSSEWHFHLAAHRARPGRQAVLHTHSPHATALACLRRPLPPFHYMVAIAGGHEVPLVPYHLFGTEALSQGVGAALAEVDACLLANHGLIAAGSSLAQAEKVLTEIEALCGVYLQAMAVGEPALLSPADMAEVQERFRDYGRARRS from the coding sequence ATGAGCGCCGACGAGGCCCGCCGCGCAGAGCTGGTGGCCACCGTGCGCCGGCTCGATGCGCACGGTCTCAACCGCGGCAGCACCGGCAACGCCAGCGTGCGCGACGCGGCGGGGCAGGGCGTGTGGATCACGCCCACCGGCATGGGCGCCGAGGTCGAGCCGGACGATCTGGTGTGGCTCTCGCTCGATGGGGCGCAGGTGCGCGGGCGCTGGCAGCCCAGCAGCGAGTGGCACTTTCACCTGGCGGCACACCGCGCGCGGCCCGGCCGCCAGGCCGTGCTGCACACCCACAGCCCGCACGCCACGGCGCTGGCCTGCCTGCGGCGGCCGTTGCCGCCCTTCCACTACATGGTGGCCATCGCCGGTGGCCACGAAGTGCCGCTGGTGCCCTACCACCTGTTCGGCACCGAGGCGCTGTCGCAGGGCGTGGGCGCGGCCCTGGCCGAGGTGGATGCCTGCCTGCTGGCCAACCACGGCCTCATCGCGGCCGGCAGCAGCCTGGCACAGGCCGAGAAGGTGCTGACGGAGATCGAGGCGCTGTGCGGCGTCTACCTGCAGGCCATGGCCGTGGGTGAGCCCGCGCTGCTCAGCCCCGCCGACATGGCCGAGGTGCAGGAGCGCTTCCGAGACTACGGCCGCGCGCGGCGGTCGTGA